In the genome of Siniperca chuatsi isolate FFG_IHB_CAS linkage group LG14, ASM2008510v1, whole genome shotgun sequence, the window ATAAGCTTCATAATCAATTTCACTGGACAACATTTTTAGCCCAGTGGTCAGAGCATCATGGATGGTTATGGAACATAACATGCAAGCACGTGCCGTTGTCTTTGGGTAGTCAAATGTTGACACATTGTTGCCCAGTGCGCTACACCCTTGTCAACATGGCCAAATATTCGAGGTAAAAGGCAACAAGAACGAGAGCAGGCAGTGACTCAGCAAAAACAAATTGGCTAATTACTGGGATAACGTTTGCTCTAAAGGCTATCATTAATAAAAGGCAGCTTTTGACTGCAACTAGGTCTACAAACAGAAGTGCTCCCTGACATGGTGTGGTTCCGCTAATCACAATAGACTGGCAAAGTTAGCTATGTCAGTTTCTAACACTAACGTTGAATTTATGCAACAGGAGTTCCCAATACACGCGCTGTTGATCATTAACAAATAACAGGCTCTAAACGTTCAAAGGTTATGAGTTTAATGACAAGCCCATGTTTCTGGTTGTTATATTAACTTGGTAATTACGATGCGTTCACACAAGCAGCCTACTTTGCATAAGAAGTATCAGTTACTGACTGTATGAGCACTTAACGCTAACGTTAATTGATGTTTTGCAACGTGCAGGCTAACGTTAATTAGTGTGCAAATTTCTGCAGTGCAGTTAGGTAAGTTAACCTATACAAATCAGCGCGGGTTTACAAAATATGACCAAGTTCGATGCCTTGTTATTCAAATATAacatgtagctaacgttagctagctagttcaGTTTCTCTTGAAAGCCGGTCTAACCGAACTACAGGCTTGTGAATGGAGAACTTCGCTAGCTTAGTATTAGAGCGCTAACTCTCCCAGGAGGATGCTTGTCAAATCTCCGGGTAGTTTCATAAAAATGACTAACAAGATACTTCTTCATCTGAAAGCAATGTAGCACGCCTTACCTCCTGCTCAAAATAAACGGTCCCGCTggtctctccatctcctctcaacacacagacagctttAAGCACCATCTTCGTAGTAATGTCACAGCACGCCTGATATTGGTGGGGCTTGTTCTTCTAGTGACAACCAACTTTGTAAGGCCCTGATGGGCGGGCGCATAATacagacagccaatcagagtcaAATGCaatcaaacacatacattttgatTGGGTGGAGAGCAGCTCATTAAGCAGGTGAACAAATCCTCAACAATCACATTATCATTTAAAGCTTTATCCACGTTAAATAACTTAATCAGCCACCATGACAAAGTTTTAATCCAACAATATTAGAATATTTCTAGCAATTTGACATATTAATTTGTAAGAAGGCATTACATTGTAgttaaaattattacaaaatgtattgCTGCCGTCTTTATTTATAGCATAACTATCAATCAATAGCCTagtatttgcattatttttcctatactGTCGGGCTATATTGCCGGTAGTTATCCCatatgctaaataaataaataaaaacaactaaaattaCTTTATCATAATGTTAGATAAACAAACCATGGGTTATTCAACATTCATATACTATATACTGATCAGTACAGCAATAATACAAAGCTAATTTGAAGCCATAATGACTGGTCTTTCATATGAAGATGAACATTTGTGAGGATTTGTGTGGGCTGCAAAGTCTGCTGCTAGCTGAAACCTAGACTtagcaaataataaaatcttaTGTTTTACTCTTCACCATGGATAGTAAAGAGTCAGCCTGTAAGCATTAGATGAATTTATCCAAAATCACAGTAATATCAGGCTGTGGCATTCAAACAGACAATTATATCAAATGTGTGCCAGATCATTTTGAATATCTTTATCTTTCAACATCTGACTAGTTGAGCATGGATTAAGCACGGAATATAATTTCAACAAGCAAAATGATTTGGTACAAAAATagtttattaaaaacaatttcCTATGGCTGAAATATTGAAGATTTTATGTCCatgtctttgtatttttaacaaatcaTAGAAACATCTGTTAACTTTCAAACCATtaggagtttaaaaaaaacgttAAAGCAAAGGGCCTCCGTTGTTCCTTCCAACTCAATTTGTTTCTCTTGGATAAACGAATCACAGATCATAAACAATTACCATTACACCTTTGAATCGTCAGTGATACAAGCATATTTACAGCAGTGTCCCAAGCAAcactttagtttagttttaccCTCTGTGCCTCTGTGTTAAAATCATACAAGAACAAGAGTTGGGCTTGCAGAATCTGGGCTTCAAATGTTAGCAACTTAATCAATGTGAAACGGACACTAAGTTTGAAAGCTGTGTttatcaaagacaaaaaaagaattCAGCTACAGggttacattttgtattttcatgtgGCCAAAACTTATTTATATCTGAGTttgactgacagacaaacagaaaagctTTTGTCTGATCTAAGAGATTGCCCCCTTCCTTCCATGCACATGGGAAAAAGAAAACCATAAGCATAAAGATTATGGAGTCTGCCTGCTAACATGTGTTTATACACAATGCTCAATAATACAAGGTGGCACCGGAATAGTTGCACATTTTTTGTGGAGTACAATACTTTTAAAATCAACTTGTGTTGGATATTCCTCTGTTGGATCTACAAAAGATTCTACTTTCTTTATctaactgaaaaataaaaatatacacatttagGTAAAGGTGTGAAATTTagacagctttttttttttaaaacgaAGTCCTAGAATTTCCAATAGAGTTTTAATTCCACTTAACTTTTGATGAAGATGTTAGTTTTGAAAAATTGACTGTCAACACATTTAACGGAAACCAAGATGAAAATCCactgaaatgtcttgttttttccccGTGCAGTTTTTGAACAGCTCTTTCTGATCTGGGTACAAGTCAAATTTCTTTGCAAATGGATGGACTCATCTTTATTTATGCATACCAATACCTCTATGTCTAGAACACACAACCTTCTGAAACAAAGCCCACTTAGATAACTTCATCAAATTTCTTTACTTCCTAAAGATTCCAAGATAGATAGACCTGGACGTACCTTTTGTTTCGTTCTAAAATTTTTGTGCATGTTATGTTAACTAAAATGCCTCTTGGCCCATCAGTCATATTGACTGCAAAAGAAATTTGATTAAGCCAACGTTAAAGTTTAAGTCCTTGGTTTTGAGCCCCTACAATAGGTTTGTGTTTGTCCAATATTTTTGTAACCAAACAAAATGattatatgcacacacaaagaattAAAAGATTTCGATAACAGCTTTGCTATACAGGGAAATCTGGATAAGTAGAGTATGATCAAAGAATGTGAAGCATTCTTGATTTCCTAAATAAGATTAGAATAACATGAGTGTTACTTTTTTCACAAGGAATTAGGTGTAATTCCTGttatcagtaaaatattacTACCAAGTTAGATTCAGAGAATAAGTCTCTACAGTATTAGTGGAATacttactttttaaataaaaccatgttTTGAGAGTGTTTTTAAGGACATTGGGTATTGGCCAGTAAATGTGCACGTgtcattgattaatcagttactGCACCAAGTGTCTGGTAGAATGAAGACAATACTCAATCTTTATTCTGCCTGAAATAAAGTATGGTTCAAAGGGTGAGAAGTGAGAACATAATCCAAAGGAGAACTCAATGCCATTCTCCAATGAAACACCTACAAGTAACTTGATTGGATTTTAAGGCCACCATAGTCCTTTCAAAGTTTTGCCTTACTGGCTGTGATATTGCAATGAGCCAAAAcacaagatgaaaacaaaagagaaaattagATGCCGCCTCTAACATTATATAGTTGTTATAAGATATTCAGTGtttgacatgacattttggcaatttttaaaaaatattttataatgaaGATATTTACCTTGTTGAGGAGTGCCTGCTATCACACAGATGATGccacaaagtaaaaatacatttgtgtgtcaCAGAAATAATTTTTCCTCCGTCTGCAAAACAACTtgagtaaaaacataaaagctaaGCTCAAATTAACCTCAGATGGACAGAGCTAAGTTAACATGCAAGCTCTCCGTTCATTCTTATAACTTACGGGAAGGAGAGAAACCAGAGTTGACAGCAAACATTTAACTTCAGCCATTTTTCCACACTGATTTTCAAGTGGTCGTGTGTTTTTCAAGACACAGATGCAACGCCAAATGTGACCATGAGCCATAAAGTCTGAAAACAACCATTTTCTTATGTTTGACAACATGTGTGGGAGAtggtttttttttcaagaaatgtGTTACTGCCCAGAAACTGTCAATTACCGACTGACAAACTGTGACTAGTTAGAATTCATCTGCCAGGAGTTGAGGCTGGTTATCATagtgaaaaacacaatttttatcTTTCAGTGGTTCACAGCAGTCTCTGGCTGAAGGAGCAGTGAGCCAGTCTATGatgctgcttcctgttttgtttctgtgggCTCACTTTGAGCTGAAGGTAAGGGGTCAGAAGGCATCGGCTCTTCTGCAGCAGTAGTTACCTCTGGGGGCGGAGCTAAAGGTTCAGATTCTACCTTCTTTTGAGAAGCTCCCACACTGGGTTCTTTATTCATTTCCATGGTAACCAAAGGAGTCAAACAAGGTTGCTCAGTGCTGTTTGAGGTCTGAATTCTGTCCATGTTTTCTAGTTCGGTCAATCGATCATCCCTGTCCCACCGCGTGGTCCTCTCTCGCCGTTCTGACCGCCTTGGCCTGTCCCCTTCTTTTCCTTcagctcctctccctctttctcgactccctccttctccccttcctctttctcctccctccccctccctcgtTCCCTCTCCCCATCATCACCCCTCCCTCGCTCCCTGTCGCTATCCTGGCTGCTTCGCCTCTCCCTCCAGTctcgtctgtctctgtcccGATCGCGGTCTCTGTCCCGATCGCGGTCTCTGTCCCATCCTCCTCCCCGGTGATCACTTCGGTCTTCCTGCCAACCTCCGAGCCTATCCCTCCCATCCATTCtatccccacctcctcccctaCCTCCATCACCAAATGGACGCCTTCCACCTCCAAAACCTCGGTCCCTCTCTCTATCCCTGTCTCGATCCCagtctctgtccctctctggcTCTCGGTCCCTGAATCCAGGCCTGTCTCCCCTGAATGGTCTGCCATCCATTTCTTCTGGCCCTTCCAGGCCACGAGGACCCCCTGGTCTcataaaaggaggaggaggaccttGAAGAGGAGGGCCATGCCCGTGGGGAGGAAAAGGAGCCCTCATATTGTGGGAAGGGAGCATTCCAAAGCCTCCTTTAGGTGGAGGGGGGTCATGGTGCATCATTTGAGGGTGTGGCCCTCTGGGCATCATCTGTGGGGGCATAGGTGGCATGTTGGGGTGAGGGGGTCGTGGCCCGTGAGGTGGAGGGAAACGCTGCATGTGTGGGGGAACCGGAGGACGTTGGAGTGGGATTATACCGGGCCGAGCGCCAAGCAGACCACCAGAAGGGGGTTGGATGTTTCCTGGAGGACCACCTGGAAGACAACCTGGAGGTCCACCTGGAGGTCCACCTACCTGGTTACCTGatggggaaacacacacaaaatacagctttaattttaaatcaaactgtCCAAAAGcaccaaaatattaaatttgcaatacaaacaacaaatcaCTTGAATACAAATTAATCATAGTCAAACTAGCCATTATTTAAATTTCTGCCCATCAACCAATCGAATGATATAGCACTATACTGTATCTAATAATAAAATCTCACCTGAtccaatgcattttttttaagacaTGAGTAACAGTCATTTTACAAATCACTCAGGTGAAAAgtccagagagaaagacagactgacCCATAGGTCCCATCTGGTTGTTGAAGATGTTGGGATCCAGGTCCTCgtcatttttcctgtttccCAGACCTGGTGGGTCCAGGGGCGATTCTTCTACTCCACCTTTAGAGGGAGGTGGGGGACCTAGAGGCATGGCACCCAGAGGAGGAAAACCTGGGAGAAGAAGGGTTAAAGGAGttagggtgctttcacaccagTTGGATTAGGTTCAAGCAAACTATGGTGCATTTGCCTGTTTGGATCGGTTTGTTTGGGCTGGTGTGGAAACTGTAAACAGTACTCTGGTGTTGACTTAACTGGACGATACCCTTCACCAGAAAAGGTGAACTGGTGCAGTTTGTTGTGGTTTTTCCTTCTATGGATTTTACATGATCAGTCAGAGtgaaaagtagttaaaacagcGTTGTGTTGTACTTGGGTTCTAGTCAATGTATTTCTGCAGTTTCTTATTAAAAAGTGAGCAAAACTTAGCGCCCACACACCaactctaataataataacaataataataataataataatagtaggtACAAGGCGCCTCTATTTTGTCCTGTTTCAACCATTACTCTTGACGATTATTTCTTCATTagctctttgtgacaccagagaacataaataaacacataaggAGCAGTAAAGTGCTGCATGTCTTGCTTTCAGTCACAGGAATTTAATTTCCACATGTGGGTCCATGAAgagctgatgatgcaggatgataGTCACCATAACTGCCCAATGAATGAGTTACCTTACAGTCCGTACGACTTCATGTTTGCCCTTGGTTCGTTTGTCATAAGCCAGTCTGAACACAAACTAAATGGCAACAATGTATCATTTGGACCAGAAGAATCGAACTACAGGTGGGAAATCGACCATCATTCGAGAATGGGCgctgtgtaagagagagagactgaatgAAAGACAGCGAGAAATGGTTTGATGGCAACTGTAGGAGGTGCTACCTGGAGGCATCTGCATGGGGTTGAAGCCAGGTctgatgaaaggaggaggggggacgCCTGGGGGGAAGGAAGGCGGAGGCATGCCTATGGGACCAGGAAAGACAGGAGGCTGGAGAGAACCCACACCAACCATTGGCTGCTGCATTGGAGGAACCTGAGAACATTTACAGGGATTTACTGGAGATGTGAAATGAGAAAGACATTTGTGATCATTCCCAGTGACACTCTGGAGAAACaagtacaataaaaataatcttaTCTAAGCTATCTCATCTTTTTTAATGTTGGTATGGACCAGGTGTcatatcattttaaatgctgCCTCCATACGTATCCCTCTGATTGAgtaccacacacagacatattcaAGTGAGCATTTGCACAGATCCCCAAAAGAACAGCAGGCACTCTtaatcaaaacaacattttttaaccaacattttcttttataacAATGATAGATCAACACATCTCTGATGCTAGGAGTTTAACATACTGGTGACACTGTGCTAGTTTACCTGCACAGgaggagcagctgcagcagccacaGGTAATACTTGTGTCTCCTCAGGCTGCTGTGGCTCTGAACGGCCGTTGTGGGTGAGTTCCTCTGGAAGGTCAAGAGTCTTCCTCACTCCACTCCACTCTGGAAAAGACAGACATGATTCAGACTTGTTAAAAAGCAGGCTGGTcaacacactataatacacAATAACATCAATAATACAACTTGTTTCTGATGCACATTTCAATAAAAGCAAATTTCAAAATGATAAATTCAGAGGCAGGGTATAAACTGCTGAATTCAGCATTAGGTATGTCAGACCTATGAAGAAGACCTTGTTTACTGTCAAGTGTGAGACAAACTGGACTTCCTACATGAACTATGTGTGGTTGCATTTTATGTCTTAATTTGTTCGTATGATTTCCTAACgtgtctgtcagagtttttaccTGGTGATAAGGTGTCTACATCCAGTATTCCTCCTTCTTTTAGCTCCTCCAACTGAACCTCTCTGATTTTAGACCAAGGTATGTAGGTGACACCCAGCTCCACATCCCAGTACTGTTTAAACTCAGCCTTTATGCCTTTGTTCAAAGCCCAAGCAATCTGGCAAGAAACGAACAAAAAACAACTCTTGAGTTAGTTTGAGAATTCTCAGTTTTCTCTTTGATTTGCTAACTTTTTGTTAAGCAGTGCTTTACAAAGCAGCAATCTGTATTGCTCACTCACCTTGATGGCTTTCTGGTTAACTTTGTGAGTTCCTCTACTAAGCTTCTGTAGAGCCCTGAAGGCATCTTGTCGATGTATCATGACAATATAGGCACAGCCACGTGGAGGGATCATCTTAACAAGAGAAGAGGACAAGCAGACAGGTGAGGAAAAAACAAGGAGACTGTGTTTTCCATTTAGTTAGCTGAGTCTGGACTCAATCTCATGATTGCTTTATGGTCCTTTCAAAAAGTTTGGAAAACAAAGGTTTGGTTTGAACAGTTAATCTTCTGTATGCAATCAGTATCTtaataacataaacacaaatatcaaatattaacAACAAAGCAGAGGCTGTGAGCTGTCCATGTAATAActtgcatgaaaaacacaaaatacattgtgACAAATTTACTATAAAGATTACCgaaagacacaaaaagcagTATTTTACATCTTTGGAAATGCAAATGTCATTGTTACAAACACAGGATGTGGACCAATGTAACTGATTTATACAAGTCCACTTACATTGATGGACTCTATCTGCCCAAACTCCTCCAGTAAACAGGCAACATCTTGCTGTTGGGTTCTCTTGTCCAACTGGCCCACCCAGAGAGTTGTACTGCAAACTGAAAAAGAGAACGACAAAGTGAACAAGAACTTAGAAAGGCAAAAATATATGCAATACTTGGAATCAAATCATCAATCATCCAAAGACAATAATTTTGTGAAACTACTAAAAAACATACTGCACACACCTAACAGATCATTTCAGGTCCATGTCTATCtacttaaataaatgtgacCATAAATAGATTATGACTCACTGCTCAGTGTCTCGCTCTTGGGTGGCGGAAGGCCTTTCTGCCGtcgctctctgtctttctccctctccctgcgCTCCTGCGAGCGAGAGTGTGGGGAATGGTGACGTCGCTCTCTGGAGCGTGAGCGGGACCGCCTGTGCCTGGATCGACGTGTTCGGGAATTAGACCGTGACCTCTTCCGTTTTGGAGacctagagagagagaaaaaaaaaaaaaaaaaaaaaaaagagacattgcAACTCACGATACGTTCACCATAAATAAGCGCTGAGCAGCTTATctgcataaaacaaaataaatagattGAAACTTGACTGACACATCACATCCCATTTCAGATGCTTACCTGGAGCCTGAGTGTGACCGTCGACCATGTCTGCCATCCCTCATAGATGAACGGTCCATATCCATTGACAAATCCTGAAAGGGTATGGAAAAGACATGATTATGATTTGATGCAAACtatcatacatttaaataaagagCTGTTTTCAAAATTTCTGGCATCAGATTTCAATTTTaatgcaaatataaaaatatataatttacccTTATGGCATGTTAGATTTTGCTTATCCTTTGCATTGTTAAGTCTACCTGTTGTTGCTGGGCTGCATTGTGGGCAGGGTATAGCCCTGGGAAGCCTGGAGGCCCAGTAGAACCAGGGAGGGGCTGCCCTGGCAAAGCATGCCCCATAGGAGGCATCATAACTGGGAAGCTTTGTCCTGGCGGTAAACCATAAGCCTGGAGCTGGCCATTAGGAGGGAGAGGAACCTGAAAAAGACAACTGGAATAAATACTGTGCTCGTACTACAGGGTTTCCCCAAATATAAAATTAACTGGGCAGAAAAAGATTTGTACCTACctatgtttcattttcatatttttatatgtattacTTCTTTTACTAAAGGGGTTGCCTTCCATAAATAAGGAGCATATACAGCATATGTATCATGTAACCATATTGTTGTAACACAACTACTAACAGTTGTAGGAAACTTAAATCTGAGAGCATTTTAAActaattttacagtttaaagtaaaaaaaaaaaagaagacgaAAACAAAGATCAAAGAATGAGATGACTAGACTTGTCAGGAAATATGAGttattttacaattaaaaatgttgtaCTTATTACCTGTTGTGAGGGGTCTTGTGACATGTTAATCATCTGCGGTTTAAAGTGATCCATGTGCTGTAGGAAGGCTGGAGGCTGCTGCATACTGTGATGATAAAAATACCCCATCAGCTTCACAGCTttgagttctttttttttttttttttaatcaatcagAGCTTCCCACTTTGTGGCATTGCAGGGCTGCTCTAGTATACATAATAAATTAAGGACTTACAAGGAGGGCTGTGAGATTTCATCCCTCTTTGTTTCTTCTCCAACTTCTGGTTCATCATCATAGTCAAAACGGTCCAGCAATTTCTAAGAGACAGgtaatgaattttaaaaatgcacaaatgatAACATGGAAGAGCTTGTACAGCCTTAAATTACTTATAGTCCAATCACTGTGAAACAAAGTTTCTAAACAGTGCCTGGCCTCTGCCTTTTTGTTCAGAGTAAATTTAGCTGTTGATGGcatatgaaaatacaaaaacacactgccaCCTTGTCAAAGGCTGACTTCTGCTGGTTGGATTGGGTGGGCAGGGGAGGCTGCGGAGTGACCATGCCCAGGTCAGTGGTGACGTTTTGGGCCTGTGTTTGAATGGTATGGACAGGAGGCAGAGTGTCAGTGTCCGGCTTCACTGGCTGCTGCTGAAAGTTCTGGAGCATCTGTTGAAGCtaaaaacagtgacagtgacaaagaGTGAAAGAAGAATTATTAGTCAGGGTCTAAGAGATGCACAAGCAAAGATAATACAAAAAAAGGGACTGTGGCCAAAGTGAATGCCAGTCTAGTACGGGCACACACCTGCTGACCCTGTGAAGACTGGAAGAGCTGTGCCACAGCAGCAAAGGCGTCAGAGGTTTGCAGCTGAGCAGCAGATGTTGTGGTGGAGTTTGCTGTTACTTCAGTAACTGGCTCTTTGGCTGGAGGTGGGGAAGAACCTGAGGTAAGGGACGCAGCATGAACATGTGCGTGAGCAGCACACAGATGCCTTCAAACGCTAACATCACACACTGATACATCTgcatataaatattaaattgttttatgcaatataaatttaaaaagcaCATTTACAAATTTCTCCACTAAGcaaatgttctttctttcttttaacttgttaaaaaaatgtaatctgtaaAAGTTGTGTCTGTAgaattgtatttaaaaacaatatcatGGACTTACAGTAATCACTACTTCCTCGTGTGTACAAACAACCAAATTACCTGGCTCATCGGTGCCTGTGTAGGGTGCAGCAGCACTGCTAGAGCCAGCTGCCATGTCCAGGAGGGGCTGAATAACCTCAATCTTGAACACCCCATTCTTCTGCCACAAGTTCAACACCCGCACGATCTTACTCTACAAAAGgaataagaatataagaaagCAAGGACACAAGTGAAGGAGAAGGAATAACAGGAGGCTGATTTAGGTGGGGACCTTTGTCATTAGTTGAAGGCAAAATCcttcaacagtccaaaaaaagTCCACAATATTCCAGCTAACATTCATCACAGTGAAATTTTCCCCAACTCTTTCTGTTCTTACCCTGTCCTCTACTGGGCAAAGGCAGAGGTTCTCAAAAGttcctgtgatgtttttggTGAACCTTGGGCCAAACACGTCCTTGTCTGATCCAAACTGGTGTCTGGACTGCCTAACAATGGAATCCACCACATACAGGCCCGCTACCTTGTACTCAGGCTTACACTGGAGATTGCAGAAGGAGAAAACAGATTTGGGTTTAGTCATGTTTACTGAGGAAACTGGGTGATGACATGAATTTAGACAGCCACCTATCAAAACTCACCTTTTTGATAAACTTTTCCACAATCTGGACCACATGTTTgtagagctgagagagagagagagagagagagagagagagagaggggcaaaCAAGCATGTTATCATCTAGATATAGGctcaaaaatacagagaatatCGCTCAAATAGATATGTAAGTAAGTAATCAAAATGAAGGAATGTCGAAATCATTCTTACTTTCATAGCTTTGATAGCCGATTTGGTGATGGAGATCATCTTTGCCCGAGAGATTGGGGGCCTGGAGTCCATCAATGAGAATAACTAGAGACGAAGTAGATAACAGATGAGTGAGATGGGGAGGGTCATGAAATAAACAGAGAGGAGTTTCAGAGGTGATGCCAATCATTTCTATTCCATTGCTTTTGATTTCCAAACCCTCATGTCTTCCCATACCAAAGAGACGCATTTACAGGACATGCTCTTTACAACTGAATGTCTTAGTGGAAACAAGTTGCAGAATTAAACCTGATATTTTAAGCTTTTTGAATATaccaaatgttaacatgcttatCACCATTTAATAACTGATAGCTGATAATTTATTAGTTGCTGTGATTGGTTAAGTGGAACTTTTTCACTGCCTCCTTGATCGTTGTATTGTTCATTATCCTCTGACAGAGACATGGGGATGTAAGCTTTGGtttttacagtgcattgtgCAGCAACAGTGAATGCATGAAGTCTTCCTATGATATTGTTTACCACTTTCATTTTCCATCTGCTACAAACGCCTTGGCACGTGCAGACATTTCAAACTAGCATCTGATTTTGTCAAATAGAATTTCACAATTCCCCCTCGGGACTGAGGAGACCACTGATAAATTTCAACTGTTTTGAAGTGAGGATCCAAGAAGTCAACACACAGCAGTATAACTCACGTTATATAGAATGACAAGATACAGCCTTGGTACAGTACAATGCaaagaaattagaaataaaacatacactGTTGACGGGTGTCTTCTTTTGAGGAAGTTAAAGCATCTTAACGGCTGTGTAGTGCACTAGACTATTGCTTTGCTTATTCTGAGCTAAACAAAATGCCCCAGTGTTTGAGAGAAACTCATTTAGACATCACCAATGTACATGTTTGCTCTTTTAGGTGTCTATTGAAAGTATGTTTAAGAATACACTGACAGTGATTTGAATccataaacaacaactactttctctgtttctgtgccAGACAGAAACTGCTATTGAAAGTGCAAGACATTTTTCAAGAAACCATCAGGAACTGCTCACAGCCTTGGGGTTATAATGGTTTGGTGCAATAAACAAGTATCAGGAGTAGCTACTTATGATACAATTACAGGTTTGTGTTTGCCATTCAGTTATGGCGGGCCCAGCCACGGTAACTGTTACACTCAAGGGTTCAAAAGGGCATCAGCAGAAACGAGAGGAACCAAAAACACCACTAAATGACTTGAGCTGTCTTTTGACTGGACTTCTAACAGTATCAACCATCAGTCCTCGGGCCTTACAGTAACTTAGCCTGGCATCTTCTAAACAAATACATGCTGCGCATATCACTGAAGCttttatgaacattttgtttgtaagCTTGCGGTGTGATAATAACAATAGGATACGGTGTTTGGTCGCTGTGTGGTTGCAGTTAACTGTTAGCATTGTTAGAAACAACAATGTAAGTGGCCATGCTCCGACAAGCTAACATTAACGTTACTATACGAACT includes:
- the scaf4a gene encoding SR-related and CTD-associated factor 4, yielding MDAVNAFNHELFSLMDSRPPISRAKMISITKSAIKAMKLYKHVVQIVEKFIKKCKPEYKVAGLYVVDSIVRQSRHQFGSDKDVFGPRFTKNITGTFENLCLCPVEDRSKIVRVLNLWQKNGVFKIEVIQPLLDMAAGSSSAAAPYTGTDEPGSSPPPAKEPVTEVTANSTTTSAAQLQTSDAFAAVAQLFQSSQGQQLQQMLQNFQQQPVKPDTDTLPPVHTIQTQAQNVTTDLGMVTPQPPLPTQSNQQKSAFDKKLLDRFDYDDEPEVGEETKRDEISQPSFMQQPPAFLQHMDHFKPQMINMSQDPSQQVPLPPNGQLQAYGLPPGQSFPVMMPPMGHALPGQPLPGSTGPPGFPGLYPAHNAAQQQQDLSMDMDRSSMRDGRHGRRSHSGSRSPKRKRSRSNSRTRRSRHRRSRSRSRERRHHSPHSRSQERREREKDRERRQKGLPPPKSETLSICSTTLWVGQLDKRTQQQDVACLLEEFGQIESINMIPPRGCAYIVMIHRQDAFRALQKLSRGTHKVNQKAIKIAWALNKGIKAEFKQYWDVELGVTYIPWSKIREVQLEELKEGGILDVDTLSPEWSGVRKTLDLPEELTHNGRSEPQQPEETQVLPVAAAAAPPVQVPPMQQPMVGVGSLQPPVFPGPIGMPPPSFPPGVPPPPFIRPGFNPMQMPPGFPPLGAMPLGPPPPSKGGVEESPLDPPGLGNRKNDEDLDPNIFNNQMGPMGNQVGGPPGGPPGCLPGGPPGNIQPPSGGLLGARPGIIPLQRPPVPPHMQRFPPPHGPRPPHPNMPPMPPQMMPRGPHPQMMHHDPPPPKGGFGMLPSHNMRAPFPPHGHGPPLQGPPPPFMRPGGPRGLEGPEEMDGRPFRGDRPGFRDREPERDRDWDRDRDRERDRGFGGGRRPFGDGGRGGGGDRMDGRDRLGGWQEDRSDHRGGGWDRDRDRDRDRDRDRDRRDWRERRSSQDSDRERGRGDDGERERGRGREEKEEGEKEGVEKEGEELKEKKGTGQGGQNGERGPRGGTGMID